A stretch of the Tannerella serpentiformis genome encodes the following:
- a CDS encoding helix-turn-helix domain-containing protein: MTIEFCAINKPEDWMEMVAEQFGTSVTNNGFTVPASVGRGFFKQYYPLPWLTLTYISFMSYEPMTMVRRSVENSKWIPVMFYVNEYKHEQIIGTSTKTVGVDTLDGIFMPSSNIPTEWTFDPKRKYENITLTFNKDWIERIDAAHETYISRLFQSDKSFYLFETITPAMQQTLYGIKSIVENNAPLSLLHLHGKAIELLTMFLEKLERRSEVKPFANLNLHDVESVFRIRRLILRNLNNAPSLSELAREANMSSSKLQKCFKQVIGSAIAEYALSEKMEWAKRLLSTRLYSVSEVGYEIGYTNLSHFTKAFHKHHKIKPKQYLDSL; the protein is encoded by the coding sequence ATGACCATAGAGTTTTGTGCTATCAACAAGCCCGAAGATTGGATGGAGATGGTTGCCGAACAATTTGGCACATCGGTGACGAATAACGGTTTTACCGTTCCGGCTTCAGTGGGTCGCGGATTTTTCAAACAATATTATCCGTTGCCGTGGCTCACATTGACCTATATCAGTTTCATGTCATACGAACCGATGACAATGGTGCGTCGCTCGGTAGAAAACTCAAAATGGATTCCCGTGATGTTCTATGTTAACGAGTACAAACACGAGCAGATTATCGGCACAAGCACGAAAACGGTCGGGGTGGACACGCTCGACGGTATCTTTATGCCTTCGAGCAATATTCCTACGGAATGGACATTCGATCCTAAGCGGAAGTACGAAAATATCACATTGACTTTCAACAAGGATTGGATAGAGCGAATAGATGCGGCTCACGAAACCTACATCAGTAGGTTGTTCCAGTCAGACAAGTCTTTTTATCTGTTTGAGACCATTACGCCGGCCATGCAGCAGACACTATACGGTATCAAGTCAATAGTTGAAAACAATGCGCCTCTCTCCCTGCTCCATCTGCATGGAAAAGCAATAGAGCTACTGACAATGTTTCTCGAAAAACTCGAAAGGCGTTCTGAAGTAAAACCTTTTGCCAACTTGAATTTACACGATGTGGAGTCTGTATTCCGTATCCGACGTCTGATTTTGCGGAATTTGAACAACGCACCGAGTCTCTCTGAATTGGCACGTGAGGCCAATATGAGCAGTTCCAAATTACAGAAGTGTTTTAAGCAGGTCATCGGTAGCGCGATTGCCGAATATGCCCTATCTGAAAAGATGGAATGGGCAAAACGACTGTTGTCCACTCGCCTTTATTCTGTATCCGAGGTGGGGTATGAAATCGGATACACCAATCTTAGCCACTTCACGAAGGCCTTCCACAAGCATCACAAGATAAAGCCAAAGCAATACCTCGACTCTTTGTAA